In Jannaschia sp. W003, the genomic stretch CCTGCACGGCCTTCTGGATGAACAGGTCGCCCGAGGCCACGAGGAAGAACAGAAGGCACATCGCGAACACGGTCTGGCTCAGGAGGCCCGGCGCGGCGGCGAAGAGCGTGGTGGCGATGCCGCCCGTGGCGACCACCTCCACCGGCGTCGCAGGCTCGGGCGCGGGCGCCGCCGGGGCGGCGCCGGGCACCGCGCCGGGCGCGGCGGCCAGCGCCGGGTCGGCGGCGTTGCCCATCGCCTCCTGCGTGGCCTCGGCGGCCTCGGTGAACGGCTCCAGAAGGCCGCCGGGACCGGTCAGCGTGTCCATGGCGTCGTCGAGCAGCGTGGGGATGTCCTTCACGAACTCGGTGATCGGGTCGGCCAGCATGGCGATGGCGATGGCCAGCAGCACGCCGATCGAGGTGGTGAACACCGCCGCCGTGACCGGCGCGGGGATGCCGATCCGCTCCAGCCCCCGGCGGGGCCCGTTCAGCACGAGGCTGCCCAGCACCGCGGCCGTGACGGGCAGGAGGAACCCCGACGCCACGGTCAGAGCCTGGACCAGCAGGATGATGAAGATGCCGGTGACGGGCACGGCCAGCGGATGGCGCGTGCGCTTCTCGGGCGCCGCGGCCGAGGCTGCGGGCGGCGCGCCGACGCCGCCCT encodes the following:
- a CDS encoding AI-2E family transporter; amino-acid sequence: MVHNAADAVAAEQAAADVVHAVPGVPEGGVGAPPAASAAAPEKRTRHPLAVPVTGIFIILLVQALTVASGFLLPVTAAVLGSLVLNGPRRGLERIGIPAPVTAAVFTTSIGVLLAIAIAMLADPITEFVKDIPTLLDDAMDTLTGPGGLLEPFTEAAEATQEAMGNAADPALAAAPGAVPGAAPAAPAPEPATPVEVVATGGIATTLFAAAPGLLSQTVFAMCLLFFLVASGDLFIQKAVQVADRFQDKRATLKTIRTIERGLGNYLGAIALINAGLGVAIGIAMWLWGLPSPWLLGIMATVLNFIPFVGAVVGAGVAGVTGFVHYADPWSALGVFATYYALTSFEGQFVTPTLVGQRLRLNVVMVFLSVAFFAWIWSVVGMIVAVPMLIVAKVVCDSIPRFAKIGLFLGDAEGFIPRERDAGEEAAK